A single genomic interval of Daucus carota subsp. sativus chromosome 1, DH1 v3.0, whole genome shotgun sequence harbors:
- the LOC108204485 gene encoding basic helix-loop-helix protein A isoform X7, producing the protein MASPPPYKSNAHQNMLQAAVQAVNWTYSLFWQLSPEKQRVLVWGDGYYNGAIKTRKTVNSVEVSTEEASLERSQQLRELYDSLSTGDLNNPSRRPAALSPEDLTESEWFYLMCVSFSFPLGVGLPGKAYVKRQHLWLKGANEASSKHFTRAILAKSAGVQTVVCIPLLDGVVELGTTDKVEEKIEFIEQVKSYFINCNNQATHPPKPALSEHSTSNLISPSRLVEMDDDDENDDDNDDDDDAGEEDDDEGDGIDVEAEAARTPTPFGSVDPRNVVGDIEAITAEDELLEEHNHYSQTITTILHNRNFSGRSSGTSSAVYSIHSPQSSFSICTAAATSRSHRHSNRTSQYLLKYILFTVPYLHSKSLDNTAEDSVMLQLKKSASQEELSANHVLAERRRREKLNERFVILRSLVPFVTKMDKASILGDTIEYVKQLRKKIHELEAREHHVNEDADCVDQRLGNRGDSRRDKRKMRVVEQGGRRVVKAAEVQQETTMEVSIIENDGLVEIKCPYKEGLLLDVMMKLREFRMEITAAHSSSSSNGGFVAELRAKVKETVNGKKASITEVKKAMKNIIPSHP; encoded by the exons ATGGCTTCACCACCACCTTATAAATCCAATGCTCATCAGAACATGTTACAGGCTGCGGTGCAGGCGGTGAACTGGACTTACAGCCTCTTCTGGCAATTGTCCCCCGAAAAACAACG GGTGCTGGTATGGGGAGATGGTTACTACAATGGAGCGATAAAGACGAGGAAGACGGTAAATTCAGTGGAAGTGAGTACAGAGGAGGCCTCGCTGGAGAGAAGTCAGCAACTGCGAGAGCTTTACGATTCTCTCTCAACCGGAGATTTGAACAACCCTAGTCGGCGTCCAGCAGCTTTGTCCCCGGAGGACTTGACGGAATCTGAATGGTTCTATCTCATGTGCGTCTCTTTCTCTTTTCCTCTTGGTGTAGG GTTGCCTGGTAAGGCCTATGTGAAGCGACAACACTTGTGGCTCAAGGGCGCAAACGAGGCCTCCAGTAAACACTTTACCAGAGCTATTCTTGCTAAG AGCGCAGGAGTACAG ACTGTGGTATGCATTCCTCTCCTAGATGGTGTAGTTGAGCTTGGAACGACCGACAAG GTAGAAGAGAAGATAGAGTTCATCGAACAAGTGAAAAGTTACTTTATTAACTGCAATAATCAGGCAACTCATCCACCTAAGCCAGCTCTTTCCGAGCACTCCACCTCGAATCTTATCTCTCCTTCAAGGCTCGTTGAAATGGATGACGATGATGAGAATGAcgatgataatgatgatgacgacgATGCAGGAGAAGAAGACGATGATGAAGGAGATGGAATTGATGTTGAGGCTGAAGCAGCCCGGACTCCTACTCCTTTCGGTTCAGTAGATCCACGCAATGTGGTTGGTGATATAGAAG CTATTACAGCTGAGGATGAGTTGCTGGAAGAACATAACCATTACTCTCAAACAATCACTACCATCCTTCACAACCGCAACTTCTCAGGCCGTAGTTCCGGCACTTCCTCGGCCGTGTATTCTATACATTCTCCCCAATCCTCATTCAGTATCTGCACAGCTGCCGCGACATCCAGATCCCACCGCCACTCCAACAGAACATCTCAATATCTCCTCAAATACATTCTGTTTACAGTCCCTTACCTCCACTCCAAATCTCTCGACAACACGGCTGAGGATTCGGTCATGCTGCAGCTTAAGAAATCTGCCTCACAGGAAGAGCTCAGCGCAAACCACGTGCTGGCTGAGCGTCGTAGAAGAGAAAAACTGAACGAGAGGTTTGTGATACTGAGATCACTAGTACCCTTTGTGACTAAAATGGACAAGGCATCTATTTTAGGCGACACCATAGAGTATGTGAAGCAGCTTCGTAAAAAGATACATGAGCTGGAGGCACGCGAACATCATGTGAATGAAGATGCTGATTGTGTTGATCAACGACTGGGGAACCGGGGTGACTCACGCAGGGATAAGAGGAAGATGAGAGTGGTGGAGCAGGGAGGTCGCAGAGTGGTGAAAGCAGCAGAGGTGCAGCAGGAAACGACAATGGAAGTGTCCATAATAGAGAACGATGGGCTGGTGGAGATCAAGTGTCCTTATAAGGAAGGATTGTTGTTGGATGTGATGATGAAGCTGAGGGAGTTTCGGATGGAGATCACGGCTGCTCATTCCTCTTCTTCAAGTAACGGTGGATTTGTAGCGGAGCTGAGAGCTAAG GTGAAGGAGACTGTTAATGGGAAGAAGGCAAGCATAACAGAAGTGAAGAAGGCGATGAAGAATATCATTCCGTCACACCCTTAA
- the LOC108204485 gene encoding transcription factor BHLH42 isoform X4, with product MASPPPYKSNAHQNMLQAAVQAVNWTYSLFWQLSPEKQRVLVWGDGYYNGAIKTRKTVNSVEVSTEEASLERSQQLRELYDSLSTGDLNNPSRRPAALSPEDLTESEWFYLMCVSFSFPLGVGLPGKAYVKRQHLWLKGANEASSKHFTRAILAKSAGVQTVVCIPLLDGVVELGTTDKVEEKIEFIEQVKSYFINCNNQATHPPKPALSEHSTSNLISPSRLVEMDDDDENDDDNDDDDDAGEEDDDEGDGIDVEAEAARTPTPFGSVDPRNVVGDIEGEPRLQVSQPGIPIDPYVPGSKWIHAPLTAAITAEDELLEEHNHYSQTITTILHNRNFSGRSSGTSSAVYSIHSPQSSFSICTAAATSRSHRHSNRTSQYLLKYILFTVPYLHSKSLDNTAEDSVMLQLKKSASQEELSANHVLAERRRREKLNERFVILRSLVPFVTKMDKASILGDTIEYVKQLRKKIHELEAREHHVNEDADCVDQRLGNRGDSRRDKRKMRVVEQGGRRVVKAAEVQQETTMEVSIIENDGLVEIKCPYKEGLLLDVMMKLREFRMEITAAHSSSSSNGGFVAELRAKVKETVNGKKASITEVKKAMKNIIPSHP from the exons ATGGCTTCACCACCACCTTATAAATCCAATGCTCATCAGAACATGTTACAGGCTGCGGTGCAGGCGGTGAACTGGACTTACAGCCTCTTCTGGCAATTGTCCCCCGAAAAACAACG GGTGCTGGTATGGGGAGATGGTTACTACAATGGAGCGATAAAGACGAGGAAGACGGTAAATTCAGTGGAAGTGAGTACAGAGGAGGCCTCGCTGGAGAGAAGTCAGCAACTGCGAGAGCTTTACGATTCTCTCTCAACCGGAGATTTGAACAACCCTAGTCGGCGTCCAGCAGCTTTGTCCCCGGAGGACTTGACGGAATCTGAATGGTTCTATCTCATGTGCGTCTCTTTCTCTTTTCCTCTTGGTGTAGG GTTGCCTGGTAAGGCCTATGTGAAGCGACAACACTTGTGGCTCAAGGGCGCAAACGAGGCCTCCAGTAAACACTTTACCAGAGCTATTCTTGCTAAG AGCGCAGGAGTACAG ACTGTGGTATGCATTCCTCTCCTAGATGGTGTAGTTGAGCTTGGAACGACCGACAAG GTAGAAGAGAAGATAGAGTTCATCGAACAAGTGAAAAGTTACTTTATTAACTGCAATAATCAGGCAACTCATCCACCTAAGCCAGCTCTTTCCGAGCACTCCACCTCGAATCTTATCTCTCCTTCAAGGCTCGTTGAAATGGATGACGATGATGAGAATGAcgatgataatgatgatgacgacgATGCAGGAGAAGAAGACGATGATGAAGGAGATGGAATTGATGTTGAGGCTGAAGCAGCCCGGACTCCTACTCCTTTCGGTTCAGTAGATCCACGCAATGTGGTTGGTGATATAGAAGGTGAGCCTAGATTGCAG GTTAGCCAACCTGGGATCCCAATAGACCCGTATGTTCCGGGGTCCAAGTGGATCCATGCACCACTCACAG CAGCTATTACAGCTGAGGATGAGTTGCTGGAAGAACATAACCATTACTCTCAAACAATCACTACCATCCTTCACAACCGCAACTTCTCAGGCCGTAGTTCCGGCACTTCCTCGGCCGTGTATTCTATACATTCTCCCCAATCCTCATTCAGTATCTGCACAGCTGCCGCGACATCCAGATCCCACCGCCACTCCAACAGAACATCTCAATATCTCCTCAAATACATTCTGTTTACAGTCCCTTACCTCCACTCCAAATCTCTCGACAACACGGCTGAGGATTCGGTCATGCTGCAGCTTAAGAAATCTGCCTCACAGGAAGAGCTCAGCGCAAACCACGTGCTGGCTGAGCGTCGTAGAAGAGAAAAACTGAACGAGAGGTTTGTGATACTGAGATCACTAGTACCCTTTGTGACTAAAATGGACAAGGCATCTATTTTAGGCGACACCATAGAGTATGTGAAGCAGCTTCGTAAAAAGATACATGAGCTGGAGGCACGCGAACATCATGTGAATGAAGATGCTGATTGTGTTGATCAACGACTGGGGAACCGGGGTGACTCACGCAGGGATAAGAGGAAGATGAGAGTGGTGGAGCAGGGAGGTCGCAGAGTGGTGAAAGCAGCAGAGGTGCAGCAGGAAACGACAATGGAAGTGTCCATAATAGAGAACGATGGGCTGGTGGAGATCAAGTGTCCTTATAAGGAAGGATTGTTGTTGGATGTGATGATGAAGCTGAGGGAGTTTCGGATGGAGATCACGGCTGCTCATTCCTCTTCTTCAAGTAACGGTGGATTTGTAGCGGAGCTGAGAGCTAAG GTGAAGGAGACTGTTAATGGGAAGAAGGCAAGCATAACAGAAGTGAAGAAGGCGATGAAGAATATCATTCCGTCACACCCTTAA
- the LOC108204485 gene encoding transcription factor BHLH42 isoform X1, with protein sequence MASPPPYKSNAHQNMLQAAVQAVNWTYSLFWQLSPEKQRVLVWGDGYYNGAIKTRKTVNSVEVSTEEASLERSQQLRELYDSLSTGDLNNPSRRPAALSPEDLTESEWFYLMCVSFSFPLGVGLPGKAYVKRQHLWLKGANEASSKHFTRAILAKSAGVQTVVCIPLLDGVVELGTTDKVEEKIEFIEQVKSYFINCNNQATHPPKPALSEHSTSNLISPSRLVEMDDDDENDDDNDDDDDAGEEDDDEGDGIDVEAEAARTPTPFGSVDPRNVVGDIEGEPRLQVMLHHMSNDNIHLGSPESGSNNLDSDFHLLKVSQPGIPIDPYVPGSKWIHAPLTAAITAEDELLEEHNHYSQTITTILHNRNFSGRSSGTSSAVYSIHSPQSSFSICTAAATSRSHRHSNRTSQYLLKYILFTVPYLHSKSLDNTAEDSVMLQLKKSASQEELSANHVLAERRRREKLNERFVILRSLVPFVTKMDKASILGDTIEYVKQLRKKIHELEAREHHVNEDADCVDQRLGNRGDSRRDKRKMRVVEQGGRRVVKAAEVQQETTMEVSIIENDGLVEIKCPYKEGLLLDVMMKLREFRMEITAAHSSSSSNGGFVAELRAKVKETVNGKKASITEVKKAMKNIIPSHP encoded by the exons ATGGCTTCACCACCACCTTATAAATCCAATGCTCATCAGAACATGTTACAGGCTGCGGTGCAGGCGGTGAACTGGACTTACAGCCTCTTCTGGCAATTGTCCCCCGAAAAACAACG GGTGCTGGTATGGGGAGATGGTTACTACAATGGAGCGATAAAGACGAGGAAGACGGTAAATTCAGTGGAAGTGAGTACAGAGGAGGCCTCGCTGGAGAGAAGTCAGCAACTGCGAGAGCTTTACGATTCTCTCTCAACCGGAGATTTGAACAACCCTAGTCGGCGTCCAGCAGCTTTGTCCCCGGAGGACTTGACGGAATCTGAATGGTTCTATCTCATGTGCGTCTCTTTCTCTTTTCCTCTTGGTGTAGG GTTGCCTGGTAAGGCCTATGTGAAGCGACAACACTTGTGGCTCAAGGGCGCAAACGAGGCCTCCAGTAAACACTTTACCAGAGCTATTCTTGCTAAG AGCGCAGGAGTACAG ACTGTGGTATGCATTCCTCTCCTAGATGGTGTAGTTGAGCTTGGAACGACCGACAAG GTAGAAGAGAAGATAGAGTTCATCGAACAAGTGAAAAGTTACTTTATTAACTGCAATAATCAGGCAACTCATCCACCTAAGCCAGCTCTTTCCGAGCACTCCACCTCGAATCTTATCTCTCCTTCAAGGCTCGTTGAAATGGATGACGATGATGAGAATGAcgatgataatgatgatgacgacgATGCAGGAGAAGAAGACGATGATGAAGGAGATGGAATTGATGTTGAGGCTGAAGCAGCCCGGACTCCTACTCCTTTCGGTTCAGTAGATCCACGCAATGTGGTTGGTGATATAGAAGGTGAGCCTAGATTGCAGGTAATGTTGCATCATATGTCCAATGATAATATTCATCTCGGCTCCCCTGAGAGTGGTTCCAATAATCTGGACTCTGATTTTCACTTGCTTAAGGTTAGCCAACCTGGGATCCCAATAGACCCGTATGTTCCGGGGTCCAAGTGGATCCATGCACCACTCACAG CAGCTATTACAGCTGAGGATGAGTTGCTGGAAGAACATAACCATTACTCTCAAACAATCACTACCATCCTTCACAACCGCAACTTCTCAGGCCGTAGTTCCGGCACTTCCTCGGCCGTGTATTCTATACATTCTCCCCAATCCTCATTCAGTATCTGCACAGCTGCCGCGACATCCAGATCCCACCGCCACTCCAACAGAACATCTCAATATCTCCTCAAATACATTCTGTTTACAGTCCCTTACCTCCACTCCAAATCTCTCGACAACACGGCTGAGGATTCGGTCATGCTGCAGCTTAAGAAATCTGCCTCACAGGAAGAGCTCAGCGCAAACCACGTGCTGGCTGAGCGTCGTAGAAGAGAAAAACTGAACGAGAGGTTTGTGATACTGAGATCACTAGTACCCTTTGTGACTAAAATGGACAAGGCATCTATTTTAGGCGACACCATAGAGTATGTGAAGCAGCTTCGTAAAAAGATACATGAGCTGGAGGCACGCGAACATCATGTGAATGAAGATGCTGATTGTGTTGATCAACGACTGGGGAACCGGGGTGACTCACGCAGGGATAAGAGGAAGATGAGAGTGGTGGAGCAGGGAGGTCGCAGAGTGGTGAAAGCAGCAGAGGTGCAGCAGGAAACGACAATGGAAGTGTCCATAATAGAGAACGATGGGCTGGTGGAGATCAAGTGTCCTTATAAGGAAGGATTGTTGTTGGATGTGATGATGAAGCTGAGGGAGTTTCGGATGGAGATCACGGCTGCTCATTCCTCTTCTTCAAGTAACGGTGGATTTGTAGCGGAGCTGAGAGCTAAG GTGAAGGAGACTGTTAATGGGAAGAAGGCAAGCATAACAGAAGTGAAGAAGGCGATGAAGAATATCATTCCGTCACACCCTTAA
- the LOC108204485 gene encoding transcription factor BHLH42 isoform X5 — protein sequence MASPPPYKSNAHQNMLQAAVQAVNWTYSLFWQLSPEKQRVLVWGDGYYNGAIKTRKTVNSVEVSTEEASLERSQQLRELYDSLSTGDLNNPSRRPAALSPEDLTESEWFYLMCVSFSFPLGVGLPGKAYVKRQHLWLKGANEASSKHFTRAILAKSAGVQTVVCIPLLDGVVELGTTDKVEEKIEFIEQVKSYFINCNNQATHPPKPALSEHSTSNLISPSRLVEMDDDDENDDDNDDDDDAGEEDDDEGDGIDVEAEAARTPTPFGSVDPRNVVGDIEGEPRLQVSQPGIPIDPYVPGSKWIHAPLTAITAEDELLEEHNHYSQTITTILHNRNFSGRSSGTSSAVYSIHSPQSSFSICTAAATSRSHRHSNRTSQYLLKYILFTVPYLHSKSLDNTAEDSVMLQLKKSASQEELSANHVLAERRRREKLNERFVILRSLVPFVTKMDKASILGDTIEYVKQLRKKIHELEAREHHVNEDADCVDQRLGNRGDSRRDKRKMRVVEQGGRRVVKAAEVQQETTMEVSIIENDGLVEIKCPYKEGLLLDVMMKLREFRMEITAAHSSSSSNGGFVAELRAKVKETVNGKKASITEVKKAMKNIIPSHP from the exons ATGGCTTCACCACCACCTTATAAATCCAATGCTCATCAGAACATGTTACAGGCTGCGGTGCAGGCGGTGAACTGGACTTACAGCCTCTTCTGGCAATTGTCCCCCGAAAAACAACG GGTGCTGGTATGGGGAGATGGTTACTACAATGGAGCGATAAAGACGAGGAAGACGGTAAATTCAGTGGAAGTGAGTACAGAGGAGGCCTCGCTGGAGAGAAGTCAGCAACTGCGAGAGCTTTACGATTCTCTCTCAACCGGAGATTTGAACAACCCTAGTCGGCGTCCAGCAGCTTTGTCCCCGGAGGACTTGACGGAATCTGAATGGTTCTATCTCATGTGCGTCTCTTTCTCTTTTCCTCTTGGTGTAGG GTTGCCTGGTAAGGCCTATGTGAAGCGACAACACTTGTGGCTCAAGGGCGCAAACGAGGCCTCCAGTAAACACTTTACCAGAGCTATTCTTGCTAAG AGCGCAGGAGTACAG ACTGTGGTATGCATTCCTCTCCTAGATGGTGTAGTTGAGCTTGGAACGACCGACAAG GTAGAAGAGAAGATAGAGTTCATCGAACAAGTGAAAAGTTACTTTATTAACTGCAATAATCAGGCAACTCATCCACCTAAGCCAGCTCTTTCCGAGCACTCCACCTCGAATCTTATCTCTCCTTCAAGGCTCGTTGAAATGGATGACGATGATGAGAATGAcgatgataatgatgatgacgacgATGCAGGAGAAGAAGACGATGATGAAGGAGATGGAATTGATGTTGAGGCTGAAGCAGCCCGGACTCCTACTCCTTTCGGTTCAGTAGATCCACGCAATGTGGTTGGTGATATAGAAGGTGAGCCTAGATTGCAG GTTAGCCAACCTGGGATCCCAATAGACCCGTATGTTCCGGGGTCCAAGTGGATCCATGCACCACTCACAG CTATTACAGCTGAGGATGAGTTGCTGGAAGAACATAACCATTACTCTCAAACAATCACTACCATCCTTCACAACCGCAACTTCTCAGGCCGTAGTTCCGGCACTTCCTCGGCCGTGTATTCTATACATTCTCCCCAATCCTCATTCAGTATCTGCACAGCTGCCGCGACATCCAGATCCCACCGCCACTCCAACAGAACATCTCAATATCTCCTCAAATACATTCTGTTTACAGTCCCTTACCTCCACTCCAAATCTCTCGACAACACGGCTGAGGATTCGGTCATGCTGCAGCTTAAGAAATCTGCCTCACAGGAAGAGCTCAGCGCAAACCACGTGCTGGCTGAGCGTCGTAGAAGAGAAAAACTGAACGAGAGGTTTGTGATACTGAGATCACTAGTACCCTTTGTGACTAAAATGGACAAGGCATCTATTTTAGGCGACACCATAGAGTATGTGAAGCAGCTTCGTAAAAAGATACATGAGCTGGAGGCACGCGAACATCATGTGAATGAAGATGCTGATTGTGTTGATCAACGACTGGGGAACCGGGGTGACTCACGCAGGGATAAGAGGAAGATGAGAGTGGTGGAGCAGGGAGGTCGCAGAGTGGTGAAAGCAGCAGAGGTGCAGCAGGAAACGACAATGGAAGTGTCCATAATAGAGAACGATGGGCTGGTGGAGATCAAGTGTCCTTATAAGGAAGGATTGTTGTTGGATGTGATGATGAAGCTGAGGGAGTTTCGGATGGAGATCACGGCTGCTCATTCCTCTTCTTCAAGTAACGGTGGATTTGTAGCGGAGCTGAGAGCTAAG GTGAAGGAGACTGTTAATGGGAAGAAGGCAAGCATAACAGAAGTGAAGAAGGCGATGAAGAATATCATTCCGTCACACCCTTAA
- the LOC108204485 gene encoding transcription factor BHLH42 isoform X6, translating to MASPPPYKSNAHQNMLQAAVQAVNWTYSLFWQLSPEKQRVLVWGDGYYNGAIKTRKTVNSVEVSTEEASLERSQQLRELYDSLSTGDLNNPSRRPAALSPEDLTESEWFYLMCVSFSFPLGVGLPGKAYVKRQHLWLKGANEASSKHFTRAILAKSAGVQTVVCIPLLDGVVELGTTDKVEEKIEFIEQVKSYFINCNNQATHPPKPALSEHSTSNLISPSRLVEMDDDDENDDDNDDDDDAGEEDDDEGDGIDVEAEAARTPTPFGSVDPRNVVGDIEAAITAEDELLEEHNHYSQTITTILHNRNFSGRSSGTSSAVYSIHSPQSSFSICTAAATSRSHRHSNRTSQYLLKYILFTVPYLHSKSLDNTAEDSVMLQLKKSASQEELSANHVLAERRRREKLNERFVILRSLVPFVTKMDKASILGDTIEYVKQLRKKIHELEAREHHVNEDADCVDQRLGNRGDSRRDKRKMRVVEQGGRRVVKAAEVQQETTMEVSIIENDGLVEIKCPYKEGLLLDVMMKLREFRMEITAAHSSSSSNGGFVAELRAKVKETVNGKKASITEVKKAMKNIIPSHP from the exons ATGGCTTCACCACCACCTTATAAATCCAATGCTCATCAGAACATGTTACAGGCTGCGGTGCAGGCGGTGAACTGGACTTACAGCCTCTTCTGGCAATTGTCCCCCGAAAAACAACG GGTGCTGGTATGGGGAGATGGTTACTACAATGGAGCGATAAAGACGAGGAAGACGGTAAATTCAGTGGAAGTGAGTACAGAGGAGGCCTCGCTGGAGAGAAGTCAGCAACTGCGAGAGCTTTACGATTCTCTCTCAACCGGAGATTTGAACAACCCTAGTCGGCGTCCAGCAGCTTTGTCCCCGGAGGACTTGACGGAATCTGAATGGTTCTATCTCATGTGCGTCTCTTTCTCTTTTCCTCTTGGTGTAGG GTTGCCTGGTAAGGCCTATGTGAAGCGACAACACTTGTGGCTCAAGGGCGCAAACGAGGCCTCCAGTAAACACTTTACCAGAGCTATTCTTGCTAAG AGCGCAGGAGTACAG ACTGTGGTATGCATTCCTCTCCTAGATGGTGTAGTTGAGCTTGGAACGACCGACAAG GTAGAAGAGAAGATAGAGTTCATCGAACAAGTGAAAAGTTACTTTATTAACTGCAATAATCAGGCAACTCATCCACCTAAGCCAGCTCTTTCCGAGCACTCCACCTCGAATCTTATCTCTCCTTCAAGGCTCGTTGAAATGGATGACGATGATGAGAATGAcgatgataatgatgatgacgacgATGCAGGAGAAGAAGACGATGATGAAGGAGATGGAATTGATGTTGAGGCTGAAGCAGCCCGGACTCCTACTCCTTTCGGTTCAGTAGATCCACGCAATGTGGTTGGTGATATAGAAG CAGCTATTACAGCTGAGGATGAGTTGCTGGAAGAACATAACCATTACTCTCAAACAATCACTACCATCCTTCACAACCGCAACTTCTCAGGCCGTAGTTCCGGCACTTCCTCGGCCGTGTATTCTATACATTCTCCCCAATCCTCATTCAGTATCTGCACAGCTGCCGCGACATCCAGATCCCACCGCCACTCCAACAGAACATCTCAATATCTCCTCAAATACATTCTGTTTACAGTCCCTTACCTCCACTCCAAATCTCTCGACAACACGGCTGAGGATTCGGTCATGCTGCAGCTTAAGAAATCTGCCTCACAGGAAGAGCTCAGCGCAAACCACGTGCTGGCTGAGCGTCGTAGAAGAGAAAAACTGAACGAGAGGTTTGTGATACTGAGATCACTAGTACCCTTTGTGACTAAAATGGACAAGGCATCTATTTTAGGCGACACCATAGAGTATGTGAAGCAGCTTCGTAAAAAGATACATGAGCTGGAGGCACGCGAACATCATGTGAATGAAGATGCTGATTGTGTTGATCAACGACTGGGGAACCGGGGTGACTCACGCAGGGATAAGAGGAAGATGAGAGTGGTGGAGCAGGGAGGTCGCAGAGTGGTGAAAGCAGCAGAGGTGCAGCAGGAAACGACAATGGAAGTGTCCATAATAGAGAACGATGGGCTGGTGGAGATCAAGTGTCCTTATAAGGAAGGATTGTTGTTGGATGTGATGATGAAGCTGAGGGAGTTTCGGATGGAGATCACGGCTGCTCATTCCTCTTCTTCAAGTAACGGTGGATTTGTAGCGGAGCTGAGAGCTAAG GTGAAGGAGACTGTTAATGGGAAGAAGGCAAGCATAACAGAAGTGAAGAAGGCGATGAAGAATATCATTCCGTCACACCCTTAA